The genomic interval CGTCGGCCGGCTTGTGCACGACCGTGTTGCCGGCGGCGAGCGCGGGGCCGATCTTGGAACCGGCGAGGATCAGCGGGAAGTTGAACGGGGTGATCGCGGCGACCACACCGAGCGGCTCGCGCTTGGTGTAGGCGAGGGCGTTCATGGGCGTGTTGCGGACGGCGCCGTCCAGGGAGTGGGCGAGGGCCGCGAAGTACTCGTAGTCGTTGGCCGCGTTGGTCACGTCCACGGCGTGGCACAGCGAGATCGGCTTGCCGACGTCCAGGCTCTCCAGCTGGGCGAGTTCGTCGGCGTTCTCGCGGATCAGCTCGGCGACCCGGTGCAGGATCCGGCCCCGTTCGCGACCGCTGAGGCCGGACCACGCGCCGCCGTCGAAGGCATCCCGGGCGGCGCGGACGGCCGCGTCGACGTCGGTGGCGCCGGCCTCCGCGACGGTGGTGACGACCACGCCCCGGGACGGGTCGAGAACCTCGGTGCGCGCGCCGTCGGCGGCCTCACGCCACTGGCCGCCCACAAACAGCCGTCCGGGTTCGATCTCGATGGGGGACATCGCCGCTCCTCAGCATCGTCGCCAAGATTTCAACCAACAGGAATCCTGTTGGTTCGCAGTCTCTTCACAGGCAGGTTTCCTGTCAATGCTCTAGCCTGAACCCATGCTCGACACACAGGTGACCAAGGCGCCCCCGTCGCTCCTCTACATGGTGAAACAGGTGGAGCTCGTCGTCCGTTCCCATCTGGACGAGCTGGTCAGGCCGTCAGGGATCACGGCCCTGCAGTACACAGCCCTCACCGTCCTCGAGCGGCACGACGGGTTGTCGGCGGCGCAGCTGGCGCGGGACTCGTTCGTCACCGCCCAGTCGATCGCCGACCTCGTGCGCTCCCTGGAGACCCGCGGACTGGTGCGCCGGGAGCGCAATCCGAGGAACCGCCGCGAGCTGCTGATCCTGCTGACCGAGGAGGGACGCGCGCTGCTCGCGCAGCACGCGGGCCCCGTGCGGGAACTGGAGGAACGGATGGTGCGGGACCTCACCGCGCACCAGACCGAGCAGTTCCGTCAAGCGCTGACCAGGGCCTGGCACGCCCTGTCGTGAGCCGGGCGCGAGCCCCGCGTGAACCCGGCGCGAACCGACGGTCGCAATTCGAAGACATATGTCAATCGAACATGCTCAAATTCACTCCATCGAGGGTAACTTGCAGAGCGGGGAAAGGATTTGCATGCCCCCGGGGCACGGTGACCTGCACCCCGTGCCACCTGTACAGCCGGTTGGAGGCGATGTCGTCGTGCAGCAGGAACCTGCGCCGCTGTCCCGGCATCTGCGCGTCCACGAGGAGCGCGGTCACACCGTGCTGGAGTTCCACGGGGAGATCGACATAGCCGCTGCCGTCGAGCTCCTGCCCTTCCTGGACCGGGTCACGGGGCAACCCGACGCGCGGCTGGTGATCGACCTCAGTGCCGTGGAGTTCTTCGACTGCTCCGGGCTGCGGCTGCTGTACCGGGCCCGCTCCCGGGTGCTCGCCAACAACGGACGGCTTCTCCTGGTCTGCACCCACCCGCTCACCCTGCGGGTCATCCGGGTGACCGGCCTTTCCCGGCTGCTGCCCCCGCTGCCGTCGCTGGACGCGGCCCTGAGCCGGCCCGAGGCCACGTCGGAGACGTTATGACCGTGCGCTATTCGTTCCGCGGCGCGTCGAACAGGGCGCTGACGGACTCGCCGTTGTGAATGCGGCGCACGGCCTCGGCGAGCGCGGGGGCGATGGACAGGATCCGCAGCTTGTCGGTGCGTTCCTCGACGGGGACCGGCACCGTGTTGGTGCACACGATCTCCAGGACGTCGGGCTGCTCGCCGATCCGCTTGAGGGCCCCGTCGGCGAACAGCCCGTGCGTGCAGGCGACCCGGATGGAACGCGGGCCCAACTCCCGTAGGCGGTCCAGCAGTTCCAGGACCGTGCTGCCCTTGGCGATCTCGTCGTCCAGCACGATGACGTCCCGGCCCGCGACCTCGCCGATGACGTCGCTGATGCTGACCCGGTCGTCGGCGAAGCGCTGCTTGGCGCCCGCGGCCACCTGGGCGCCGATCAGCCGGGCGAAGGCGGCCGCCTCCTTGGCGTTGCCGAGGTCCGGGGAGACGACGGTGGTGCGCGAGAGGTCGTACTGCCGGAAGTGCGCGGCCAGCTCGCGCAGGGCGTGCAGGTGGTCGACAGGCACCGAGAAGAAGCCGTGCACCTGCGGGGAGTGCAGGGTCATGGCGAGGACGCGGCCGGCTCCGGCCGCCACCATCAGGTCGGCAACGAGCCGCCCGCCGAGGGAGATACGCGGCTCGTCCTTCTTGTCGGAGCGGGCGTAGGAGTAGTGCGGCATGACGACGGTGATCCGGCGCGCGGAGGCCCCACGGGCCGCGTCGCACATCAGCAGCAGCTCCACCAAGTGCTCCTGCACGGGCCTGACCAGCGGCTGGACGAGGAAGACGTCCCGCTCCCGGCAATTGGCCTGGAGCTGAACCTCCAGGCAGTCGTTGGCGAACCGGCTGACCCGGGTGGGGCTGAGCGGCACACCGAGATGCGCGCAGACCTCCGCCGCCAGCTCGGGGTGGGCGCTACCGCTGAACACGGCGATGTCTCGCACGGACCTGCTCCTAGGATGATCATCTCGGGTTGCCCGGCTCATGCTACTGGCCGCCCCGCCGGCCGCCCGGCGGCAGAAATTCGGTTGCGCCGGCCGGGCCCGCGGACGCCATCATGGCCAGGTCCGAGTTCCCTCCTGTCAGGATGCCTCGCATGCGCCGACTCCTCGAATCGACCCAGTGCCCCCTTCGGCCCACGGTTCTCGAGGACTCGACCCCGTATGCACACCCTGAACATCGGAATTCTGGCCCACGTCGACGCCGGTAAGACCAGTCTCACCGAGCGGCTTCTGTTCGACCACGGCGCGATCGACCGGCTCGGCAGCGTCGACACCGGTGACACCCGCACGGACGACGGCGCGATCGAGCGGCAGCGCGGGATCACCATCCGCTCCGCGGTCGCCTCGTTCACCGTGGGTGACACCCGGATCAACCTCATCGACACCCCCGGCCACTCGGACTTCGTCGCCGAGGTCGAGCGCGCCCTGGAGGTCCTCGACGGGGCGGTGCTGCTGCTGTCCGCCGTGGAGGGCGTCCAGGCGCAGACCCGGGTGCTGATGCGGACCCTGCGCAGGCTGCGGCTGCCCACCCTGATCTTCGTCAACAAGATCGACCGGGCCGGTGCCCGCCACGAGGGCCTGCTCGCCGACGTCCGGCGCAGGCTGACGCCCCACGTCGCCCCGCTCACGGAGGTCACGGGCATCGGCACGACCGGCGCCGGGGTGACCGCCCTGCCCGAGGACAGCCGGCTGGCCGAGGCCCTGGCCGAGGTCGACCAGGACATCCTGGCCGCGGTCGTGGACGGCCCCCAGCCCACCCCGGACGACCTGCGCACGAGCCTCGCCGCCCGCACCGCAGACGGCTCCTTCCATCCGGTGTTCTTCGGCTCGGCTCTCGGCGGCCAGGGGGTGGCCCACCTGGTGCAGGG from Streptomyces sp. CC0208 carries:
- a CDS encoding MarR family transcriptional regulator, giving the protein MLDTQVTKAPPSLLYMVKQVELVVRSHLDELVRPSGITALQYTALTVLERHDGLSAAQLARDSFVTAQSIADLVRSLETRGLVRRERNPRNRRELLILLTEEGRALLAQHAGPVRELEERMVRDLTAHQTEQFRQALTRAWHALS
- a CDS encoding anti-sigma factor antagonist (This anti-anti-sigma factor, or anti-sigma factor antagonist, belongs to a family that includes characterized members SpoIIAA, RsbV, RsfA, and RsfB.), with the translated sequence MPPGHGDLHPVPPVQPVGGDVVVQQEPAPLSRHLRVHEERGHTVLEFHGEIDIAAAVELLPFLDRVTGQPDARLVIDLSAVEFFDCSGLRLLYRARSRVLANNGRLLLVCTHPLTLRVIRVTGLSRLLPPLPSLDAALSRPEATSETL
- a CDS encoding ribose-phosphate pyrophosphokinase — protein: MRDIAVFSGSAHPELAAEVCAHLGVPLSPTRVSRFANDCLEVQLQANCRERDVFLVQPLVRPVQEHLVELLLMCDAARGASARRITVVMPHYSYARSDKKDEPRISLGGRLVADLMVAAGAGRVLAMTLHSPQVHGFFSVPVDHLHALRELAAHFRQYDLSRTTVVSPDLGNAKEAAAFARLIGAQVAAGAKQRFADDRVSISDVIGEVAGRDVIVLDDEIAKGSTVLELLDRLRELGPRSIRVACTHGLFADGALKRIGEQPDVLEIVCTNTVPVPVEERTDKLRILSIAPALAEAVRRIHNGESVSALFDAPRNE